The genomic segment CAAAAGGGAAGCAAGCGTATTTACAAACGCAGCCTGAACGACACATAAAAACAAAGTCACACACACGTACAGTACCTTAAAACGAGAGACATACAAGCTGGAGTATCTTTGCTGTAAGGCTGTCACCTCCATTCCTGTTGTTGCTCAGCTGCTCCCAAGTAAAGCAGCAAGGCTATGAATAATGGAGGACTGCCCCCAGAAGAGCGAAGAGTGCTTTATGGACTGTAAGGGTTCAGTCTTTGCCACTCGCCCAAGTACACAATGAAACTGGCACTGGATTACATAACACACTCTTAAGTCCCTTGCTGATGCTGTgaggaccccccccccccagcccatACCCATCAGCAGCCAATCAATGCAGCCCAGTCATCTCTTTAGCCAATCAGACACCAGCATTGAGAACAGTGCCGTCCACTTCATTTCCAACAGCGGCTTGTGGTCTCTGTCACAACACATTCTCGTCAAAGAGCCAATGTGTAGTCCTTGCAGGATAGCCCTGGCTTCCCACATACAGACCACCGGGGATTCTTCTGGACCATTCAGCTCTGATAAATTCAGACTCCAGAGGTATCAGACTCTGGCATTACAACatggtgttttattttcttataaaacAATTTGTTACCACTAGACCATTCTGCTTGCATCTTTCACTCTTCTGGattggaaacaaaaacaacttTGGGAtggttcattttttcatttttcattttttttttacagacaaAAATAAGAGATTAAATAATGGATGAGTTAGAAAGTGATGATATCATCTGTGGTATAAAATACAGCGGCTTTTAAGAGAAGCAGAACTAATCTACATTACAATCACTGCTAATAACGAGATACAAGAGGAACAGCAGATAGGAAAGTGAAGGAGAGGTTAGTTTTGGAAGAATGTTTTTTACACTTATTCATTGTTCTCGCTGTAGAAGAAAATAATGTAATCATTTCTGttctgttggggaaaaaaaacttgttcAACAACTGGCAAAAATAAATCATATACATATGGGCTCAGGAATAGGATATCAGGGCCACCTCTAGATTGTTTCTGAGAGATTGATGATGCTTTCATAATTGTAATGGGAAACACAAAGACAAGTTTAGTAAGCCAAAGGCTAACTTTTCTGTTACGTGTCGAAATAAACCCACAGAAACTCATCTCAATCACACTTTGTTTTGAATGGAAGATGGAAAATTCCAATCAGTTGCCCAGTTTTACAGCTACAAGATGCATCAAGTATCCATTTCAGGTGGTGGAAGACCAATTTTTAGTATAAAGTGTTAACAGAGGGCAACAGAATGCCAGACAAGTATTGCAAAACCAATAAGTAAAGATATGCAGTgtttcaaaatcaaaatatgCAAAAGCTGTTGTTGGTCTTAACACAATTTCTCTGTAAATACAAATACTTAAGAGTTTGACATCTCAGGGTTGGCACAGGAAAAAGTAAAACctttctaaacagaaaacatcAGGAAGATCTGTCATGTTCAACAATACAGCCACATGTGCATTCTTCTCCCTGTCTCTAATCCTAATCCTTTTCTGCAATTGCATCATCACACCTGCCATCTGGCCTGCAAGCCAGGCCAGGGAAATCTGCACTCAGCACACAACAGAGGGCTGGActtgggcaaaaaaaaaagcttgcaaTGAAAACGGAGAGCAAGCTTGCCTTAATATCACAGCTGATCTGACATGCACATTCCATGGCCCTACAGCTGCAAATGGCATTATGAAGCAGTGCCCATAGCACTGTTCTGATTAGGAGACAGCTGGACTATTATGCAAGCACACGTTTTAAGTTGGCAAGCAAGTCCTGAGGCACGTGTGTTTCTGCTATTCTATTTTCACCACCCACACAGGTTGTCACAAAAAACAGCCCATATTCCACAACCCATTTACTGCATTTCGCAGTGCACTGTAGCAACCATCGATCAAGTCAGACCAATATTTAGGTGACACTGAAGCACTCACACTTTGTATGAGGGTAattaaataagcaaaaaaacagGAGTTGAGTTAATGCTTAATACATGGAAAGACTATGGCTATAAAAATCATCCCTCCAATAATAGTATAAAGGTTAAAGACTCTATAAATATAAAGAACAGTATGAATACAAATGATCTTTCAAAAGAAATCAGCTGCTACAGTCACCCTGCTAAGAACTGTAGGCTTTTCAGTCTGACAGGAAGAATGACAGATACAGTTTCGAAAAGTAGTAGTTTCTTGAACAGCTCCAGCTCTGCCCTACAGCCACGGACAGCATGCAGTTCTTCCTTGTGGAGGGGAGAAGAGCTGGTTAACCCACAGAGTGCCCGAGACCTCACCTGCTGCTGCAGGTCCTGAATGGTCTTCCTGCTCTCCCCCAGGGCGCCGAGAGCCTCCGCCTTCTCCTGCTGCAGGGACTCAGCCTCCTGTTTGGCTGTTTGAGCAGCCTGAGCGCAAGGAGAAAGGCTGTGTTAATAAATCATGCTCCCAAGTAGCTTTCCAGCTACCCCTgaatcatgtaaaaaaaaacccaacaaattACACTGTAGGACTGTAGGCTGAGCTCACATAGGAATACCGGGATTTCTCCCTCTCCCCTTCCTCCTCAGGCTTTTTAAAACTGtctatgataaaaaaaaacagctaaaaaatattgtacagaTCTGATACTTCCACTTTATATTAAGTCTTTGATTCTCCCAGGAGCATTTTCCACATGATTTTAAACCATTTGGCAGATAACCAATGCCCATTCACTGAAACCCattcatagaaaaaaaattactttCTTGCCATTTAATTATCAATGAATCTTTTTTGGATTAGAATGCAGCACTAGTGTTTAACTACTGCATTGCATGTttagaaataataattataacatAGGCAATCTACAGCTAGATTACTGAAATGCTGCTGGCaattttgtctgcttcagtaATGGtggataaaaaatatttttttgtgaaataatattCACGTATAAGTACACATTATGAAACAAGTTTTTATGAACTCATACATGTATACAATGAAAGACGAATACTAGTACAATGTGCTTTGTCATTAGATGGTGGTTATGTTGTTATAAGTATTCATCCTTAAATAGGTCACAAGATGATAGAGACCATGACTAAAGTCATTGATTTCCAGTGAAATTCAACATCTTATTGGTGTGATACACACCTGCTGTTTCAATTTCTACAATCAtcatttttccactttttgcCCAGACCATTGAATCTTCTTTTATCCACCAGGACTACAACAGACGTGATTTAGAATGCTTGACATTTCTCATGCATCATCGCACTCAAcatgtgaaaacattttcaaaaacccaAGCGATTTCCTAGTTGCTGTGTTCTGTCTCTTGCAATGATGGCATTTAGCCCACAGAGATCTAGGCAGTTTATACCATCCATCTGCAGAGAACTGAAGgaaaattaatgtatttaatggaattagtagttaaaaaaatatgctgCATCAGAAGCGCAGAAAACCAAGCCATTTTGCTTCACATTAGTGAGGTGGTTAGTATTTGCATGTATTGTACCTCAAGCCGCTCTGACAAAGCATTTTTGTGAAGAGCTTCTAGTTCTGAGAATTTCAGGATGGTTTCGCTTCTCTCTCTTAGCAAggcctctctctcactctccagAGCTTTCAAGCTAGCAGACATTTCTTCATAGGCTTTAGCAGAAGCTGCAGCTTCTTCGCTGAGGGCCTTCTGCTTCTGCTCGAATATTGTCTTCTCATTACAAAGAGCCTCATTCTCAGAGAGCAGTGTTTCGTGAGCAGCCCGGAGTCCTTCTTTCTCCATTAGCAGCCTGGAGCGCTCTGAATCCGTGTTCTCTTGGTCTCTCCTGAGACACTCCAAGTCTTTCTTCAGGATGGATGCGGAGACTACAAGTTCGGCCTTTTCTCTTGCTAAGGAGGTCAATTCTTTCTCTAACTCCTCCACCCTAGACACCAGGCCTCCCTTTTCTGCTACAAGCTCTTGTTCTCGGTCCTCACGCTGCTTTTGCAGAGATTTCAGCTCCTCCTTCTCTCTATGTAGGGTTTCTTTCTCAGACTGCACTTCCTTCAGACTGGCAGCGATTTCTGCTTTTTCTTTAGCAGTGGCAGATGATTCTTCGCAAAGATTCTTATGCTTCTCTTCTAAACAGGCTTTCTCGTGAAGAAGAGTCTCGATTTCAGAGAGAAGTGTGGTGTGAGATGCCCGCAGCACTTCCATTTCCATAAATAATCTGGAGCGCTCGGAGTCTGTGATCTCTTGGTTACTACGCAGACACTCCAAGTCTTCCTTTAGCCTTGACTCTGACTGTAGGAGCTCCGACTTTTCTTTGGCCAAGGTGGCAAAATGTTTCTCCAGCTCCTCAATCTTGGTAAGCAGGGTCTCCTTTTCAGCTTCAAGGCCACGTCTTTCCTCATCACTGGTCTTCTGCTGGGATTCAAGATGTTCCTTTGCCTGGAAAAGGGACTCCTTCTCAGCACGGAGGTGTTTCTCCTGAATGAGGAGATCTTCTTTCTCTTGGTGTAACAGTCGCAGGCTATTCTGCAGCTCTGAATTGTTGGCAGCCTTGGCGTCTATTTCTAGTTTAAGCTTATTCCTTTCTTGTGTCAGTTGCTCCTTTGCACATCTAGTTTCCTCCTCCAGTTTTTGAGACCTAACTTCCAGATCAGCCTTATCTTTTAGTAGGGTTTCCTTGTCAGACCGCTCCCTCTGAAGACGAACGAGCAGCTCCTCTTTCTCCTGCTGAAgcaatgctttctcagcctccAACGTCTCCTTGCCTTGACTAATCTCTTGCAGCAAAGAGGACAGACTAGCTTTTGCAGCCTGTAAACTGGCACTCTCCTTGGCAGATTCTTCAATCTCACTTTTCAATCTCCTGATATCCTCTAGAAGCTGGTCCTTCTCCTGAGCCAATGTTGCCTTCTCAGAAAGCTCTCTCTCATGCTTCTCCTCCAGGTCTTCTTTCTCTTTCAGGAAGGACTTTTTGTCAGTCTCCTGCTGTAGCGCTTTGGATTCCAGTGCCTCTTTTTGTTGCTGCAAGAAGTGGAATTCCCTCTCAAGCTTTGTGAGCTTTTGAGAGAGGGACTCCTTCTCTTTGGTCAATGTTGCAATCTCCTGTTGGAACTTCTCTTTAGCGACCAAAGACTCTTGGGAAGACAGGTGGAGCATCTCAGcagtctcctccctctccttcaGGAGCTGCTCCTTCTCTGCACTCACTCTCCTCTGAGCTGCCAGCAAGTCCTCTTTCTCCTGAAGGAGATGAAGACGCTCAGAGTCTGTCACTTCTCTGCTGGTCTTAATTTCTTCTAGGAGCTTAGCCAGGCTATCTTTGGAGGCTTGCAGCTCACGATTATCGTGCACAGACTTGTCCAAGTCCTTTCTGGCAATACTCAGATGACTCTTAAGCTCCTCCTTTTCTGCTAAAAGGGCGTCTTTATCAGAGATAATCGTATGAAGTTGGGAAAGGAGCACTGCTTTCTCTTTCTCCAGAATCTCTTTGTCCATGAGCAGCTGGGAATTTGTGACACTAAGTTCTTCCCTCTCTCTGGTTAATGAGACACATTTGGTTTGTAGCTCAGAGTGAGCAATGTCCAGGGAGTACTTCTCACTTCTTGCCATGTCTCTTTCTGCAACCAGCTTCTCGCGCTCCGTCGTCATTTCCTCACGGCTCTGCCTGAGCTCATCCACGGCATTGTCTCTCTCCTGGTACAATATGTCGTAATCCTCCATCAGCTGTTTCTTCACTGACTCCTGAAGCTGAATCTCCTTTTGGTACTTCAGAAGATCTTGTTCCCTCTCATTATTGCATTTCTGAAGTTCCTCCACATTGGCCGTCAGCTCCAGCTCCGAGATCCTGAGGTTCTTGTTTTCTGTTGTGGTTTTCTCAATGTCTGCTCTCAGGTCTTCCACAGCTTGAGAAAGCTTCTCATTATCCAAGGACACCCTTCCTCTTTCATGATCTAACTGTTGGTTTCGGGAGGACAGCTCTTCCTTTTCCTTTAGAAGCTGGTTGTTTAGGAGCAGTAATTCCTCAAGTTTCAAGGACAGATCTTGGTCTTTCTCCTCCATGGAGGACAACCTTAGCTCTAGATCCAAAGCCTTCTCCTGCAACATCTCATTCTGAGCATGGAGCGCCTCTATTTCCTTCAAGTGCTGGTCTTTCATCAATTCTAGTTCTCTCACTTCCCCAGTTAACCGTTCAGTCAGCCCTTGGGCGGATGCTAGCTCAGCAGTTAGAGACTATAAGAATAAAGTAAAGGGGAAGGGAAAGGTAAAAAATGGAATTCAGCAAATGAATGGAACCAAAACACAACAGGGTGGGTTAAAGTCATGCAAGCAAAAAAGGACCAGTAGGGAAGTAAAGACAAGACCAAAAACATCAAGTGACCAAAAACCCTACCACAACTTAACATTTGGGAGTTACTGTGGGTTACAATGAGAAACCTAATGATGATCAAGGTAATGGTGATGTCTAAAGACGAAGATGACGATGAAGAACCTGACAATACTCGTTAACAACAGCCATGGTGCTATTTCAATCAAAAGCTCATCTTTGCCTGTTAGAATCTGTTTGAATGTTTATCCATTATCCATTCCAAGACTCATCtcatagaaaaaaacacatagaATTCCATTCGGTGTTTTAATCCTAACTCAAATAACATGAGATGGGACAGATCATTTCAATAATAAAAGTGAGGActgctgtttttccatctacccattttctaacccctgCATCAAATTCAGGGTCGAGGGGAAGCCGGAGCCAATCCCAGCCTGCTTGGCCTGCTCTTGTCTTGTTCttgtacaccctggacaggatgacaTAGACATGCACacccacaccaggaccaattttcccagaagccaattaacccaccagtatgtcttagtactgtgggaggaaggtggaacacctagaggaaacccatgcaatcACAGAGAGAAAATACAACTCCACtcagatggcaccccaggtctgCAATTGAACCCAGCGTTCCAGtcctgagaggcagcaatgttaaccactgcgccaACATACCACCCTATCATTGCTTTTAAATTCATAATGAATATCAGTGTTTGTACATTTGCTTCAAACACAATACGGTTTTCAAACATGAATGCACAAACACGATTAAGGTAGTGTAGGAAGAATTACAGGCCTAGACGGAATTACTGACTGACCTTCCCTGCTGTAGGGAACAGGATATCATTATTTCACTTGGCCACAAGTAATTCTAATTAATGTGCACGCTAATTTTTGCTATGCGTATTTTAAggaaactgtttaaaaaaactgacagCACGTTGCAGGGACAGTGACCTTTTGAGTGCTTTGTGACCGTCACAGATTATTGCAGAATCATTAGTATGCATAAAGACTACTCTGACAGCCTCTATGCAGGTCGTTAactgtgttttttatgtttcttttacaTAGAAGACTAAGACTAAGTTCTAGACTATGTTTAGAACTTTTATAAATGGAATTAGAAATTCAGTTTTGGATGGAATTAGACATGTTATATTCCCAGGAAATGAATGGTAACAGTAAAAAACGCATCAATTGTGTGAAGCAGGTGCTAGCTTACTATTACTGCTTTCAGTAAATAACTGGAGATCTGGTTTGCACTTTTACTTTTACTGGAAAAGTATGCTAGGGATGTGACAGTAAAACCATGAATGAAACAACTTCCACTCTTCACACAGGTATATAAGTAGATTAAGGAAGAGCCTCCTCAATCCACAACAAGAGTGACACAAACGGCCCTGGTGGGGAATGACCAGCACGTCTAGTTTACTATTACAAATCTATTTCTCTGTAGATGAATGTACCtcactggccaaaatattaggaactgCCAGACAAACATGCAGATGCTCTCAGTAGAAAGCAAGGTGCTTGAAACTGGCTTCATGGCCAAACCAATCCCCAGATCTCAAAAAGCAGGCAGTTCAACCCCTTATATAACAAAAACACCTTTGTAACATCCCTAGAGGGAGACCCTGCTGATGGGACAAATCTGCTCACACTTCAGCACCATAAAACGCACTCTGTGGTGCTCTTGTGTCCTTGCTGCTTGGACATAGATATAAAACCTTATCAGTGggggttcctaatattttggacAAGGTGTATATACATTCTAACTAACAATTCTGCATGTCTGAATCTACAGTTAAAAACACCCATAtaataaatgtgaaaagaaaGCCAAAGAAAAACCACAGAAGGTCCTCAAGCAGGCAATTaacctgaaaagaaaatacagatttAAAGACCCGTAAAAGGAAAGCCTACCAGTtcacaaatatatactgtacatgtattgcACATAGCCTAGTCATAATAATTCTAAATGAGAGCCACATGTAAATTCTGTTGCTCTGTCTGGCCTGTAAACTGAGCTGCGTTATGAAAGGCTGCTAAAAGCAATCCTGCTGATCAAAGTGcacagaatattattttttttacccaattaaaaaaatagcaaaGCAATCGGAAAGAAAGGGAATGAATCTCGAGCAGCCCTTTAACACAACAGACCTCGTTTGACACATTTTGAAGAGCTCACTACTTGTAAGGAATGCTCAGTGGTTTTCAGACAGGAAAACTGAACACTGCAATGGTGTGGAAGTGTCTATAAGTGGGCTAATAGTGACTACAGGTGTGACATATGGTACACAATATCAAGGAAAACCAACTTATAAAAATAGGTGTCTTTCTGAATTATGCGTTATTGCAAATTAAAAGCACGTACCATGGCCTTTTCCTTATGCTGCCGGAGCTCAGCGATTAGGGTCTCCATTTCTCTGTTCTTGTCCAGGGAACTGTGCAGGGCCTGCTCGGCCTGCTCTTGTTTGTGCAGCAGCTCCTTCAGTGCTTGCTCGTGTTTGTCGGTTTCTTCCTTCAGTGTCTTCTCGTGAGAGGCCTGCAGCTCCTTGCTCCGAGCCTGGCTATTGGCAACATCCTTCTCCtgatatggggaaaaaaaaaaaaacaggttgaaGAGCCTTTGGCGTGTTCATTAAAGCACAAGAAGCACGCTGTGTTATACATATGGCAAGTGAGGTCTCTGGCCTGGAGTCCTGTTTAGAGCAAGCCTCTCTGCAAACAAAACTGAGGGGGCAGCCATTGTGGCTGAACAAACTCCTGAACAAAAAACCTGGAAGCTGTTTTCCAGTCAGCTTCTTCTCCTGAACATGGAGAGTTCACCTGGAGAGGTTCACGGGCTGCAGACCTCTACAGACTACTCCACCGCTCAGAAAGCCAGCGATGGCCACCCTGGTTAACCTGCAGCCCGGGTTGCAAGGCGTCCTTACCAGCTCTGCCAGCCTCTCCTGCAGAGCCTGCAGTCCAGCCCGATGTTTCTCCTCGGTCTCCTGGCGGGCCTGCTCGGCGCGGGCCTGGGCCAGCTGCAGACTCTCTTCGGCCCGCGCCGCCTTCTCGCTGGCCTCCCCAAGTAGCTTCTGCTGCTCCTCCAGCCTCCTGTGAAAAGGACCTCCCTGGTGAGGACAGGCATGGGCAGAGAGCAGCGCAGAAGTCCGCACTGGTACTGAAGCAGGCGGATGAAGACAAACCACACCCACCCACTTTCAGCAATGATGTTATATATGGTGGACGCAGGTATTACAACTTTATCAAGAAACGTCGCATCCACATTTCATACTGTCCTTTGATTGATTACTTCTGGTATGGAAACCAAGCTAGGAAACCTAATGGATCGAGGTGTCTTTGTGTAATCCACATTTCCTGGCTGACTGGATGAATTTTGTTGGAACAAACATTCAGCACAGCAGCCACGTCTCGACCGCAGTCCCCTACACAGGAGAGCCTACAGTCTGAGAGGGAAAGGGCACGGTGGGTACCTTTCTTTCTGAGTGAGCTCGTCGTTCATTTTGGTGAGCTGGGCAGAGCTGTCCCCCGATGACTTCATCATATCTGAAATGTCGCCCTCCAGCTTCGCTTTGTCCTGGGCCAGTTGCTCCAGTCTCTCATCACTTGCCTTGGCTTTCCTTTCCATTGCTACAATAGgaaggaaaaacaaagcaaattaaCAGAAAATAACGTTAACATTCTCTCTACACTGCAGGTCAAATGCACGGGTAGaagcaaagagaatctaaaggCAAAATGTTTCGGACTCACAAATATCTCGGCAATGTTGAACATACAGCCATCTCTTGCCTGAGAACTTGAAGGCAGAAACTGTTGTCTCCTAAATAACATGACGACCCAAAAACCTTTGGCATGGTTAAGGAGAAgacagtcctggtcctggagggccactGTGTTTGTGGGTTTTCTTTCCAGCTTTTAATGAGCTAAAGCAGCAAACAAGTGGATAAACTGAGTAGCTTCTCTCAGCTCTTCAGGGGCTGTTGCTTCAGAAagacctagaaaacctgcagcCCCTGTGGGACCAGGATTGGAGTCTATAGTACATCTTTTCCTTTGTGGAAGACAGTGGGCTGATGGACTGTACATGTGTCTCAACTTACTGTAAGTCTGTAAAGTTTAAatatgtgtgtgaatgtgttgcATGTGCGCGTTGGGCTGTCATCTTTGTATATTATTACAGCACTTTGAAGGAAAGGCAAAAAACCTGCAAGCTGGCTCCTTATAGTCTCTGCGTCCGCAGACAAGGACAAGCACTGCTCTTCTTTTTGTTTGAGTTTCTCAAGTGTTTCTAAAATCCAAAGGGAAACAAATATCAAGaaatatctaaaaaataaaaccataataAACCAACATGAACTGCCACTAAAATTCTGTTTCTGGGGCAAAATAactcttttaaattaaaaaatcttttGCCGAACCACAGGACCCCCAGCAGCACCCCTAAcctctgaatcgcagaacaggCCATGCACAGAGAGCACTGCGACAACTTGGTTGATTTGAAAGGGACCACTAACCTCAATGATATAGGATCATTTACAAAAGGCTCCatatagaaaatatatactACAGATGATGCTCACATCACAATCACAAAACTAGTATTTAAATAGTGAAAATGTGGCATTCCTTATACATATTGAGCTTAACAACTAAGTAAAACTAAGTAGTAAGTCCTAAAAGTACTAATCACACCAAGAGAATATTCACTGTACCTTGCATAACGCGTTGAACTTTATTCTGATCATCTGAGGCTCCATCGAGCTTTTGTTTCTAGAAAGCCAAGAGAACAAAGATTTACGCTGGCACTGAGGCACCAATAACTTCACCTAAATGGGATGTTAATTGTTATAGAAACATTTCCAATATGCAGACACTTAAGACGTCTTACAAATTTTTACAAGAAACAACAAGCAGATGTatctctgttaaaaataaaaaaactttgatATAACTGAAGGTGCAtctctgaaacatttcattgcTCAAAGGGAAACGGGAAGAGTCACATCGCCCCCTAGTGGCAAATCAATTTCTTGAGACGCGCTAAGAATCCTTTTTAATTGAGAAAAAATTAATGTGAACTTCATTATGTTAACCTTATTTAtgaatacaaacctcgctatttaacgttattaatttcaataaaatgttttatgtattcAGTCGATAACCTAAAACAGTGCTTTTTGTTGTGAAATGTGCACACAATATTTCCACTCTGCTTGAATGAACAGCTTCTGGGTTTCTATGGACCTACCTGCATTCCAGTAGCAAAGTGGACCGCAAGACCTACAGTAAAGTGGTTACTTACCAGGCTCTCCAGCTGCTGCTCCAGAGAGCTCTTATCCTGGCTGAGGGTAGCCAGGCTCTGCTCTAGAGAAGAGACCTGCTGTGTTTTCCCATCCAGCTCTCTGGCCAATTCACTGACCTGAAGCACGATTGGTGAAATGGGTGAAGGGAAAACAAATGGGAACAAAACTTGAAACAAAAATAGAGGTGAACAGAACACatccatgtaaaaaaaaataaaagtaaaaaaaaatgactttaatAAACACCTTCAAGATATTCCTGAGTTTCTGCTTTCTTACCAAAAAGTCATACTTGAGATAAATTTTGAGGACAGTAGGGACTTAGTTCAGTTTTGACCAACAGACTGTTGCTTTACAGCTAAGCAATGAAAATCTAAAAGCAATAGCACTAAAATTACTCCATTTCAGAAGTAAAAATAATGGGGCATTGTAAGGAAAATGTAGATTTCAATATTTTGTTTGCCAATCAACCTGCAAAAGTTGCTCATCTGTTCTAAGAGTTTATACACACCATCTCAGAATAGGAAGGCTttgattaatctttttttaaaaagctggtaCATAGCTTAAAGACAAAACGGTAATGGGCGTTAATATCTAGAATGAGAGGATATTGTGATCATGGTGACAACATAAGATGATGAGATGAAGGGACACGCACCTTGTTGCCCTGAGAGATTGACTGGGCGTCTGCTGTCCCCAGCTTGGCTTTCAGTCTCTGGAGCTCCTCATTACCTTCAGCCTGTGCTTTCCGCAA from the Lepisosteus oculatus isolate fLepOcu1 chromosome 22, fLepOcu1.hap2, whole genome shotgun sequence genome contains:
- the clip1a gene encoding CAP-Gly domain-containing linker protein 1 isoform X4 — protein: MSMLKPSGLKAPSKITKLAGAATKTASAPAKQASADKSAPGPGPSEVQEDVAGDFHVGERVWVNGNKPGFIQFLGETQFAPGQWAGIVLDEPIGKNDGSVAGVRYFQCDALRGIFTRPSKLSRSAGAGAEGEGEANGTQTAPPSRATSPTPTSTSASLASPTAPPATPPAPPKTPSAATPTTPGALTRAASESISNLSEAGSVKKGERELRIGDRVLVGGTKAGVVRFLGETDFAKGEWCGVELDEPLGKNDGAVAGTRYFQCQPKYGLFAPVHKVTRIGFPSTTPAKSKTTVRKVVATPSALKRSPSASSISSLSSVASSVSGKPSRTGLLTETSSRYARKISGTTALQEALKEKQQHIEQLLAERDVERAEVAKATSHVGEIEQELALLRDGHEQYVLEMEAKMDQLRTLVEAADKDKVELLNQLEEEKRKVEDLQFRVEEACITKGDLETQTKLEHARIKELEQSLLFEKTKADKLQRELEDTRVATVSEKSRIMELEKDLALRVKEVADLRHRLETSQGSGDTDSTTPLLEELSSMRDQLASVSKDHQSELKALKEKLESSEKGHQQGMSMLKATVEKLSKENEVLKTKLSHADKENSDVIELWRSKLESAIASHQQAMEELKVSFSKGAGAQSAELVELKSSLEKIKLGHKTELENIGVKRDLEKVAWLKEVEDLKAKLLEVTEEKEKLVENLKTNLETVEEQHLVEMEDVLSKLHNTELKKQKLDGASDDQNKVQRVMQETLEKLKQKEEQCLSLSADAETIRSQLAAMERKAKASDERLEQLAQDKAKLEGDISDMMKSSGDSSAQLTKMNDELTQKERRLEEQQKLLGEASEKAARAEESLQLAQARAEQARQETEEKHRAGLQALQERLAELEKDVANSQARSKELQASHEKTLKEETDKHEQALKELLHKQEQAEQALHSSLDKNREMETLIAELRQHKEKAMSLTAELASAQGLTERLTGEVRELELMKDQHLKEIEALHAQNEMLQEKALDLELRLSSMEEKDQDLSLKLEELLLLNNQLLKEKEELSSRNQQLDHERGRVSLDNEKLSQAVEDLRADIEKTTTENKNLRISELELTANVEELQKCNNEREQDLLKYQKEIQLQESVKKQLMEDYDILYQERDNAVDELRQSREEMTTEREKLVAERDMARSEKYSLDIAHSELQTKCVSLTREREELSVTNSQLLMDKEILEKEKAVLLSQLHTIISDKDALLAEKEELKSHLSIARKDLDKSVHDNRELQASKDSLAKLLEEIKTSREVTDSERLHLLQEKEDLLAAQRRVSAEKEQLLKEREETAEMLHLSSQESLVAKEKFQQEIATLTKEKESLSQKLTKLEREFHFLQQQKEALESKALQQETDKKSFLKEKEDLEEKHERELSEKATLAQEKDQLLEDIRRLKSEIEESAKESASLQAAKASLSSLLQEISQGKETLEAEKALLQQEKEELLVRLQRERSDKETLLKDKADLEVRSQKLEEETRCAKEQLTQERNKLKLEIDAKAANNSELQNSLRLLHQEKEDLLIQEKHLRAEKESLFQAKEHLESQQKTSDEERRGLEAEKETLLTKIEELEKHFATLAKEKSELLQSESRLKEDLECLRSNQEITDSERSRLFMEMEVLRASHTTLLSEIETLLHEKACLEEKHKNLCEESSATAKEKAEIAASLKEVQSEKETLHREKEELKSLQKQREDREQELVAEKGGLVSRVEELEKELTSLAREKAELVVSASILKKDLECLRRDQENTDSERSRLLMEKEGLRAAHETLLSENEALCNEKTIFEQKQKALSEEAAASAKAYEEMSASLKALESEREALLRERSETILKFSELEALHKNALSERLEAAQTAKQEAESLQQEKAEALGALGESRKTIQDLQQQLDALQQQNSEFQEELNLSKEQLGSENKRLGSLCKEIEELKLAASQKSQRLAALQDENAQLTEELGRSREEVSSHQKLEEERSALNNQLLEMKKSLPNNTLREALTKKGCDEEKASLQNTIQKTSALILEKDKELETLRNEVAVLRGEKLMAKTLQSTVQSLETDKAKLQETVQSLEEKLAHNKSSVESGGSSGDAALEQLREEKESAESQIDFLNSVIIDLQKKNEELKAKLEKMAEAALNGNNPSELDNYDSLKESQSKKKPAPRLFCDICDCFDLHDTEDCPTQAQLPDSPPHTAYHGSRTDERPYCGLCEVFGHWTSNCNDDETF